From the genome of Alosa sapidissima isolate fAloSap1 chromosome 14, fAloSap1.pri, whole genome shotgun sequence, one region includes:
- the gabra4 gene encoding gamma-aminobutyric acid receptor subunit alpha-4, with amino-acid sequence MVSAKKEMVTAMYPSCVSTLLYLLFVTACIKKISGQPKKDDKLYPENFTRILDRLLDGYDNRLRPGFGGPVTEVKTDIYVTSFGPVSDVEMEYTMDVFFRQTWVDRRLKYEGPIEILRLNNLMVTKVWTPDTFFRNGKRSVAHNMTAPNKLFRIMKNGTILYTMRLTISAECPMKLVDFPMDGHSCPLKFGSYAYPKTEMIYTWTKGPENSVVVPPESSSLVQYDLIGQSVSSETVKSITGEYVVMTVYFHLIRKMGYFMIQTYIPCIMTVILSQVSFWINKESVPARTVFGITTVLTMTTLSISARHSLPKVSYATAMDWFIAVCFAFVFSALIEFAAVNYFTNAQAERAKRKLAKQCPVHSAEAKAKDKDTEEVLQQNSDTNGNLRKRLNNSSSRSDSKKADSASSSSGSSGNNSTAVKGARQASSNTGTTGSSSTLAPTGPNSALTAASNSKTTPPAPPSTPTVGGRMGASAQGGAPSLHNLLGPKLEHIQSKMDAKQSAPATGGTSKIDKYARILFPVSFGAFNMVYWVVYLSKDTMEGRNI; translated from the exons atggtctctgccaagaAGGAGATGGTGACTGCGATGTACCCAAGTTGCGTTTCGACTCTCTTGTACTTACTCTTCGTGACTGCTTG TATAAAGAAAATCTCTGGCCAACCCAAAAAGGATGATAAATTATATCCGGAGAATTTTACACGAATTTTAGACCGCCTTCTGGATGGCTACGACAACAGACTTCGACCAGGATTTGGGG GTCCAGTGACAGAAGTCAAGACTGATATTTACGTCACCAGCTTTGGTCCTGTCTCTGATGTTGAAATG GAGTACACAATGGATGTGTTTTTTCGGCAAACCTGGGTCGACAGACGACTGAAATATGAGGGGCCTATTGAGATCTTGAGACTTAACAATCTCATGGTGACTAAGGTGTGGACCCCCGACACGTTTTTCAGGAATGGGAAGAGATCCGTGGCTCACAACATGACTGCCCCAAACAAGCTCTTCCGCATCATGAAGAATGGTACCATCCTTTACACAATGAG ACTGACGATCAGTGCAGAATGTCCAATGAAGCTGGTGGATTTTCCTATGGACGGTCACTCTTGTCCCCTTAAATTTGGGAGCT ATGCATATCCTAAGACAGAGATGATCTACACTTGGACAAAAGGACCAGAAAACTCTGTAGTCGTGCCCCCAGAATCGTCCAGTCTGGTGCAGTATGACCTGATTGGTCAAAGTGTTTCCAGTGAAACCGTCAAATCAATCACAG gTGAATATGTGGTGATGACGGTGTATTTCCACTTGATAAGAAAAATGGGCTACTTCATGATTCAGACATACATCCCTTGCATAATGACAGTAATCCTCTCCCAAGTGTCCTTCTGGATAAATAAAGAATCTGTTCCCGCGAGAACCGTCTTTG gcaTCACCACAGTCCTGACCATGACCACCCTGAGCATCAGTGCCCGCCACTCGCTGCCCAAGGTCTCCTACGCCACGGCCATGGACTGGTTTATCGCCGTCTGCTTTGCCTTTGTCTTCTCCGCCCTCATCGAGTTCGCCGCCGTCAACTACTTCACCAATGCGCAAGCGGAGCGGGCCAAGAGGAAGCTGGCCAAACAGTGCCCGGTGCATTCAGCTGAGGCAAAAGCCAAGGACAAAGACACGGAGGAGGTTCTGCAG CAAAACTCGGACACAAACGGCAACCTTAGGAAACGGCTGAACAACTCCTCATCCCGCTCGGACTCCAAGAAGGCCGACtcagccagcagcagcagtggcagcagcgGTAACAACAGCACCGCGGTGAAGGGCGCACGGCAAGCCTCCTCCAACACCGGGACCACCGGCAGCTCCTCCACCCTCGCTCCAACCGGCCCCAACTCAGCGCTCACTGCAGCCTCTAACTCCAAAACCACCCCACCCgcgcccccctccacccccactgtGGGAGGCCGGATGGGGGCCAGTGCCCAGGGGGGTGCGCCTTCCCTCCACAACCTTCTGGGGCCGAAGCTGGAGCACATCCAGAGCAAGATGGATGCAAAGCAGAGCGCTCCTGCCACGGGCGGCACCAGCAAGATCGACAAATATGCACGCATCCTCTTCCCAGTGTCCTTTGGGGCCTTCAACATGGTCTACTGGGTGGTTTACTTATCAAAAGATACAATGGAGGGACGAAATATTTAA